The genomic DNA CGATGATGAGCGCTGGTCAGGGTTTGCAGGTGGCCGTCCCGGTCGCCGCATGGGACGTGCCTTCGCCGGCATGCGGCCGGCGTCGTCGAGCGCGCGGCGCAACAGGAACTCGATCTGCGCGTTGACGCTCCGCAGGTCGTCGGCGGCCCATTTGGCCAGCGCCCGGTACACCTCGGGGTCGATCCGGAGCGGGACCGCCTTGCGGCCCCGCTCCGGTCGCTCGCCCGCGGCGGGGCGCTCGGGGGAGTCGGTCGAGCCCACTAGCTGTACAGGCTCCCCGTGTTCACGACGGGCGTGGTGCGGCTGTCGGAGCACAGCACCACCAGCAGGTTCGAGACCATCGCGGCGCGGCGCTCGTCGTCGAGCTCGACGGTGCCGTTCGCCTCGAGCCGGGTCAGCGCGTTCTCGACGATGGCGACGGCACCCTCGACGATCTTCTCCCGCGCCGCGAGCAGCGCGGAGGCCTGTTGCCGCTGCAGCATCGCCTGCGCGATCTCGGGGGCGTAGGCCAGCGACGAGATGCGGGCCTCGAGGATCTCCAGGCCGGCCAGTTCGACGCGGGCGGCGACCTGCTCGGCCAGCTCCGCGGCGACCTGATCGGTCGATCCGCGCAGCGAGGTCGCTCCGGCGACCGCGTCGTCGGCGTCGTACGGGTGGCTGGTGGTCACGTGTCGGAGAGCGGACTCCGCCTGGGAGACGATGAACTCCTCGTAGTCCTCCACCGCGAAGGTGGCGCGGGCGGTGTCCGCGACCTGCCAGACGATGATCGACGCGATGTTCACGGGGTTGCCGGTCGAGTCGTTGACCTTGAGCTCCGCGGTCTCGAAGTTGTGCACGCGCACCGACAGCCGTTGCCGGCTGGTCAGTGGCAGCACGAGGCCGAGGCCCTGGGTGCGGACGGTGCCAACGTACCGGCCGAAGAGCTGCACGACGAGGGTGTGCCCGGGCGCGACGACCACGACCATGCTGATGAGCAGCAGCGCCGCGATGCCGAGTAGCACGCTCACCACGATCAGCGCGGGCGTCTGCGCCGATATCGACAGCACCACGAGGCCGACGGCCCCGCCGACGAGCGTGAGGAAGCCGAAGAACGCCGCCACCGCGGCACCCGCCCCGGCGTGCCATGCCGACCGCTCCGTGATCGCCACCTGCGTGTCCTCGGGTTGAACGATGCCTGTCATCACCCCTCCTTATTCTGATATCACTTAACTAAGTGATATCAGTTTTTCTTTCGCGATGTCAAGGATGCGTCAGGGACCCGTCAACATCCCTTTCCGGCCGAACGCACGCGCAATAGCGTTCCGAGACATGACCTTCCTGCTGATCGTGACGGGCGTTCTGCTGTTGATGCGCCTGGTCAACGAGCTGTACTACCGGCGCTCCGAGGGGCTTCCGATCGAATCGGCCTGAACCGAAGGCTTGACCTCAACCGGGGTTGATACGCGAGCCTGGACGCATGGCTGACGACCTCGCGCGGGATCCCTCCCGCGACCTTCCGGACATCCTCGGCGACGGCGCGCCCGGCGACGCCACGGCGATCGTGGACTTCGTGGCCGAGGTGCTCGAGGCGCAACGCGCCGGCAGTGTCCCGCGCGTGCGCTCCCTGTTCCGCGACGACGCGGTGTGGACCACCGCCCACGGCCGTCGCCTGCACGGTCGCGCCGCGATCGACGCCTTCCTCGCGCGCACGGTCAGCGGCTCGATGGCGCGCGGCGCCGCCGATTACGTCGTGGAGCGGGTGCTGTTCATCCGTCCGGACGTGGCCGCCGTGAGCGTGCGGGTGCGGCCGCTCGGTCCCGACGGTGCGCCGCATCCCGCGGTCCCGGACGCGGCGCCGCTGTACGTGCTGTCCAAGGACGATGGCGCCTGGCGCATCGCGGCCGCCCAGTCGACGGCCGTCTTCGACGATCCGGCCGCGCAGGAGCGCCGCGCCGGGTAGCGTTCGCCCGGCGTCCGGCGCGGCGCCGCCCGTTTCGGTGTTCCCGCGAAACCGCCCCTCCGCAAAACTGGAACGTGTTACAGTTCTGCCCACGAACCGTGGGCGTCGAGTTGTCCTGCCTGGGCTTTTCCGGTGGCGCCGCGGGAGAGGGGTAGCACCATGGCGACATCACAGCCCGACACCGACGACCGGATCGATGAGGCGGTCGAGACCGGCGCCGCGGCGACCGAGTCCGAGGCGCGGACGCCCGGGGCGTCCGAGACCACGGCGAAGGTCACCACCGCGAAGCCGTCCAGATCCGCCCCGAGCGGGCGGCCCGGGCCGGCGGCGGAGAAGTCCGACGCGGCGGCTCCGCGCGGCATCGTCGTCACCCCGATGATGCTCGGCCTCTCGGGCGTCCTCGTTCTCCTCGCGGTGGCGGCCACGGCCTTCGGTTTCCTCTGGCAGTCGGCCGAGTCCGATCGGGACGCCGCCCTCGATCAGGTGGCCGCCGTCACCGAGACGCAGGAGACGAACGCCCGCGCCGAGGACATCGCGAAGAAGTACGCGATCGGCGCCGCCACCATCGACTACCAGAACCTCGGCGCGTGGCGCACCGCGCTCACCGCCGGCACCACGGACGAGCTCGCGAACCAGCTCCGCGAGGCGTCGACGCAGTTCGAGCAGGTCGTCGTGCCGCTGCAGTGGCAGTCCACCGCGACGCCGCTCGGCACCATCGTCGCGTCCAACAAGGACGGCCTGATCACGCTCAACGTCTTCGTCAACATGATCACCAAGAGCACGCAGCGCCCCGAGGGCATCCCCTCGACGGCCACCTACACGCTGACGATCGACACCAAGCAGGACTGGAAGATCAGCGACGTGCGCGGCATGGACGCCGCCCTCGCCGGCAAGTAACGGCGCACCACGAAACGGCGCGGCCCTCCGGGGCCGCGCCGTTCGTTCGTGCGGGGAGTGCTGATCAGGGCTGGCCGGGGAGCAGCTGCACCATGAGACCCTCGGCGTCCGCCAGCAGGGTCCCGTCCTCCTCGGTGAGCCGCGCGGTCACGAAGGTCTTGCGGCCGTCCACGCGGTCGACCGTGCCCTCGACCACCAGCGGCACGTCGAGCGGTGTCACCTTGCGGTAGTTGACGTGCAGGTACGCGGTGCGGCTGATGGGCCGCTTCGCGGCGAACACCACGTTGCCGAAGTTGTCGTCGAAGATCAGCGGCAGGACGCCGCCGTGGGCGACGCCACCGCCGCCCAGGTGGTAGCGCCGCAGCACGCCGCGAGCGACGACGGACTCCGCGTCGAACTTCTCGACGCGGAAGGGCGGCATCAGCAGGCTGCCGCGTCCGGGCAGCGACATGCTGCGGTTCGCGGGCCCGTTGCCCTCGCGCGCCTGATAGGGCGCGAGCAGTTCGACCAGTTCCGCGGCCCGATCGCGCGCGGCGGCGTACACCTCGTCGGGGGCGTCGATGCTCACCGCGAGGTCCTGCAGCCGCCGCATGTGCTCGACGAACTCGCCGAACGCGGGCGGCGGCGTGGCCTCTTTGAAGCGCGGGATCTCGCTCCGCAGGTCCACCTTGTCCGCATCCGACTCGCTCATCCGTCAGACCTTACTCAGGACCAAACCGCTGGTCGGAACCCCGGTCCCGGCGGTGACCACGGCCCGCTCGGCGCCCGGTACCTGGTTGGCCGCCGTCCCGCGCAGCTGTCGCACGGCCTCGGCGATGCCGTTCATCCCGTGGATGTACGCCTCGCCGAGTTGTCCACCGTGCGGGTTCAGCGGCAGGGCCCCGTCGAGTTCGCAGGTCCCGGCCGCCAGGTACGACGGGGCCTCGCCCCGCCCGCAGAAGCCGAGCTCCTCGAGCTGCATGAGCACGTAGGGGGTGAAATGGTCGTACAGCACGGCCAGGTCCATGTCCGACGGTGCCATTCCCGCCTGGGCCCACAGTTGCCCGCCGACGACGCCCATCTCCGGCAGGCCGGTGAGGCCGTCGCGGTAGTAGCTCGTCATTACGTACTGATCGGGCCCGCTGCCCTGTGCCGCCGCGGCGATCACCGCCGGGGTCCGCCTCAGGTCGCGGGCCCGCTCGGCGCTCGTGATCACCAGCGCCACGCCGCCGTCCGACTCCTGGCAGCAGTCCAGCAGGTGCAGCGGCTCTGCGACGTAGCGCGATGCCTGGTGCTCCTCCAACGTGATCGGCTTGCCGAAGAACCAGGCCTTCGGGTTGGTCGCGGCCCGCGCGCGGTCGAGCACGGCGACGCGGCCGAAGTCCTCGCTGGTGGCGCCGTAATCGTGCATGTAGCGCCGGGCCGCCATCGCGACGGTGGCCGCCGGGGTGGCGATCCCGGCGGGGTAGTGGAAGGCGTTGTCGATGCCGTTCGTGTTCACCTGCTGCGCAGCGGCGTTCGAGACCTGCCCGAAGCGGTGCCCGGACCGTTCGTTGAAGGCGCGGTAGGCCACCACCACGTCGGCGACGCCGGTCGCCACGGCCATGGCCGCCTGCTGCACCGTGGCGGCGGCGGCGCCGCCGCCGAAGTTGATGCGGCTGAAGAACGTCAGCTCGGGGATCCGCAGCTCGCGCGCCACGGCGATCTCCGAGTTGGTGTCCATGGTGAAGGTCACCAGCCCGTTCACGTCCTGCGGCGTGAGCCCGGCGTCGTCCAGTGCGGCACGGACGCACTCGACGGCCAGGCGCAGCTCGCTGCGGCCGGAGTCCTTGGAGAACTCGGTGGCGCCGATGCCGGCGATCGCGGCCCTGCCGCTCAGCCCGCTCATGCCGGCAGCACCACGGTCGCGGTGCCCGAGATGTGGTCGCCCAGGCTGTCCTTCGCCGTCACCGCGATGGTGACGGCGGCACCGTCGACAGCGGTGACCGAGCCCGAGAAGTGCAGGGTGTCGCCGGCGTAGCAGGGTGCGCCGAGTCGGATGGAGATGTTCCGCACGAAGGCCTCCGGGCCCGCCCAGTCGGTCACGTACTTCTGGACCAGGCCGTTGTCGGTGAGGATGTTGACGAAGATGTCCTTGCTGCCGCGCGCGTGGGCCGCGTCGCGGTCGTGGTGCACGTCCTGGAAGTCGCGGGTCGCGATGGCGGTGGTCGCCACGAAGGTGGTGCTCGCGTGGATCGTCATGGGCGGCAGCGCGGTGCCGACGGTGACCGCCGCCGCGCGCAGGGTGGTGGGGTAGCTCATCGGGCCTCCCAGGCGGGCAGGGTCAGGTCGTCGTCATCGCGGAGCGAAGGGGGGTACGTCACCGGGCCTCCCAGGCGGGCAGGGTCAGATCATCATCGACCCGCAGAAACACAGCTCGGACGGGCATCCCGATCTGCACGGTCGCGGGGTCCACGTCGATGAGCTCGCCGAGTACGCGCACGCCCTCGTCGAGTTCCACGAGCGCCACCACGAACGGCAGGCGCTTGCCGGGGACCTTGGGGTGGTGATGCACCACGAAGCTGAAGACGGTGCCGGTGCCGGGGGAGACCACGTAGTCGGGGGTTCGATCGACGTCGCCGCCCGGGTCCATCGGGCCCGGCGGATGGCGGAGCGTCTCGCCCCAGCGTTGGATCCGCAGCTCGCCCGCCTTGGCGCCCTCCCAGTAGAAGGCGGTGTCGCGCGAGATCACCGGCCGCAGTACGCCACCCGCGTAGGCGGAGGCGTCCACGATGCGGCCGCTCGGCCCGGCTTCGGGCACAACGGCTTCGGGGGCATCGGGTGGTTCCGCGGCGGGCGGGCGGAACTTGAGAATGCGGAAGATCATCTCGGCGACCACCTCGTCGCCGACGCGCCACAGCGTGCGGGTGGTGAAGAACCAGCCTTCGCCGAGCCCGGTCTTCTTGGGGCCCACCACGTCCTCGAGCCGCGACGACGCGGTGATCTCCTCGCCGGGCCGCACGTGCCGGTGGTAGGTCTGGTCCGAGTTGGTGGCGACCACGGAGGTGAAGCCGAGTTCGTCGAGGGCGGCGGTCATGAGGCCGAGCGGGTCGTCGTCGGCGCGCTCGCCGTGCAGGCCTCGCATCGACCACACCTGTGCCATCGCGGGCGGCGCCACCGGCCCGCCGAACACCGACTGCTCCGCGAACGCGGCGTCCGAGTACAGCGGGTTGGTGTCGCCGATGGCCTCGGTCCAGTTGTTGATCATGGGTTGGTTCACCGGATCGCGCCCGGCGCGCGGCGCGGACTCGCCGAGCGCGCGGATGCGTTCCGCCGCCGCCAGCACGGCCGCAGTCGTGTCCGCGGTCGTGTCCGGGGCGCTCATCGGGGCACCCGCGGCAGTTGCAGGCCCATGAGTGCGATGAGCTCGCGCTGGATCTCGTTGACGCCGCCGCCGAAGGTGAGCACGAGGTGACGCTTGGCCTGCACGTCGAGCCAGTGCAGCAGCTCCGCCGTGGCGGGATCCGCCGGATCGCCGTGCGTCCCGACCGTCTCCTCGAGCAGCGCGGTGAGGCCCTGGATCCGGTCGGAGCCGAAGACCTTGGTGGCCGAGGCGTCGGCGACGTCGACGGGCCCGCCGGCCTCCGCCGCCGCGACCTGCCAGTTGAGCAGCTCGTTGATGAGCTCCGCCGCGCGCACTCGGGCGAGCGCCTCGGCGACGTCGGGTTCTCCCAGGAGCTCCTGCTCGTGGGCCCAGGCGTCCACCCGGTCGTACAGCGCGCCGATCCGGCCCGACGGGCCGAGCATCACCCGCTCGTGGTTGAGCTGTGTGGTGATGAGCTTCCAGCCCTCGTTCTCCGCGCCGACGAGCATGTCCACCGGCACCCGGACGTCGTTGTAGTAGGTGGCGTTCACGTGGTGCGCGCCGTCGGCGGTGATGATCGGCGTCCAGCTGTAGCCCGGGTCCTTCGTGTCCAGGATGAGGATCGAGATGCCTTTGTGCTTGGGCGCATCGGGGTCGGTGCGGACGGCCATCCACACGTAGTCGGCGTCGTGGCCGCCGGTGGTGAAGATCTTCTGCCCGTTCACCACGTAGTGGTCGCCGTCGCGGACCGCCGTGGTGCGCAGCGAGGCGAGGTCGGTGCCCGCCTCCGGCTCCGTGTAGCCGATCGCGAAATGCACTTCGCCCGAGAGGATCTTCGGCAGGAACGTCGCCTTCTGCTGCTCGGTGCCGAAGGCCTGCAGCGTCGGACCGACGGTCTGCAGCGTCACCGAGGGGAGCTGGACGTCGGCGCGGGCGGCCTCGTTGACGAACAGGTACTGCTCGATCGGCCCGAAGCCCTTCCCGCCGAACTCGGTGGGCCAGCCGACGCCGAGGCGGTCGTCGCGGCCCATGCGCAGCACCACGTCCCGGAAGACGTCCCCGTGGCGCTGCACCAGCATCGCGCTGCGTTCCTCGGGCGTCATGAGGGACGAGAAGTAGTCGCGCAGCTCGGCCTGCAGGGCGCGTTGTGCGGTGGTCAGCGCGAGGAAGCGGCCGTTCTCGTCGGCGCTCGTCGCGTCGTCGCGGTGCGCGGTCGCCAGCGCCCGCACCGTCTGCGGGACGCCGCCGACGAAGCGGGTGAGGTCCTTGATCGTCGAGTAGAACCGGTGCAGCGGGTACGTCGCGTCCACCCCGATGCCGCCGTGCAGGTGATGGCAGGTCCGTACGGCCGACGGCGCCTCCGCGGCCAGCCAGTGCGCCGCGAGCGCGGTCGCCTCGTCGGCGGGGGAGCCGGTGCCGACGCGCCACGCGGCGGAGACCGCGGCCAGGTGCAGCGTGCGGGAGGCGATGTAGACGTCGGCGATCTGCTGTGCCACGGCTTGGAAGGCACCCAGTGGGCGCCCGAACTGCTCGCGCTTACGCAGGTGGTCGACGGTGAGCGCGAGTGCGCCGGCGAGCGCACCGTCGGCGACGGCGGCGGCACCGGTGAGCCCGCACTCCCGGACGAACTGCGCGACGGTCCCGTCGGTCGATCCGCCGAGCACGGCGTCGGCGGGCAGCTCGACGCCCGCGAGGTCGACGGTGCCCTCGGGCGTCCCGGCCGAGGTGGGGCTCGGCACGACGGTGACGCCGGGCGCGGACGCGGGCACCACGAAGACGGCGGCGCCGTCGTCGGTGGCGGCGCTGACCAGCAGATGCGCGGCGTGCTGTGCGTAGCCGACGGCCACCTTCCGGCCGGTGAGGGCCCAGCCGCTCGCGGTGCGCACTGCGCGGGTCGACGGTGCTGCGGGCACGGCGGCCCCGGCCTCTCCGAGTGCACCCACGATCAGGTCGTCGCCGGTCAGGGCGCCGGGGAGCAGCCGCTCGCGCTGCGCGACGGTGCCGTGCGCCGCGACGGGCAGGATGCCCAGCGCGAGTGCGGGGAGCACCGGGGCGCCGATCGCGAGCCGGCCGGCCTCGGTGAGCACCGCGGCGACCTCCTCGGCGCCGAGCCCGGCGCCGCCCAGGCTCTCGGGTGCCGGGAGGCCGAGGAGGTCGGCCCGGGCGAGGTCCGCCCAGGTCGTGCGCCAGGCGTCCCCGGTGTCGGCGCCTCCGCTCTCGCGCGCGGCGGCGTGCCCCAGCACGTCGGCCGCGAGGCCGGCGACGGCCACCTGGTTCTCGTCCGGACGGAAGTCCACGCGCACTCCTGATCTCGATACCGCGTACAAACGGTGAAACGTGTTCTATTTTTAGCAAGTGGAGTGAACGCTCGCAAGCAGTTCGACGAAAGGGTGACCATGCGATTCACGTACGCCGAGGCGATGACGGATCCGTCGTACTACGTCCCGCTCGCGCAGGCTGCGGAGGAGGCCGGCTACCACAGCATGTGCGTCGCCGACAGCATCGCGTATCCCGAGGTCTCCGACTCGAAGTACCCCTACACGCCCGACGGGAGCAGGGAGTTCCTCGACGGCAAGGAATTCGTCGAGACCTTCGTGCTCGCCTCGGCGCTCGCGGCGTCCACGACGACCCTCCGCTTCACCCCGTTCGTGCTCAAGCTGCCGATCCGGCCGCCGGTGCTCGTCGCGAAGCAGGCGGCCTCGCTCGCCTCGATGAGCGGGAACCGCTTCTCGCTCGGCGTCGGGATCAGCCCGTGGCCGGAGGATTTCGAGATCATGGGGGTGCCCTTCGAGCGCCGTGGCAAGCGGATGGACGAGTGCATCGAGATCATCAAGGGGCTCTCGACCGGCGAGTACTTCGAGTACCACGGCGAATTCTTCGACATCCCGTCGATCAAGATCGCCCCGGTGCCCACGGAGCCGCTGCCGATCCTGGTCGGGGGCCACGCCGACGCCGCGCTGCGCCGCGCGGTGCGGTTGTGCGACGGGTGGATGCACGCCGGCGGCGACGGCGAGGAACTCGATCGGATGCTCGCGCGGATCGACGAGCTGCGCGCGGAGCACGACAAGAAGGAGTTCGAGATCCACGTGATCTCGTTGGACGCCTACACGGTCGACGGCATCAAGCGGCTCGAGGACAAGGGCGTCACCGACGTGATCGTCGGCTTCCGGCTGCCCTATCAGGTGGGCCCGGACACCGAGCCGTTGCAGCCGAAGATCGACCACTTGCGCCGCTACGCCGATTCCGTCATCAGCAAGTTCTAGGAGGCTTCCGATGAAAGACGATCACCCCGCCGTCCTGGCGGGCCGCGCCTCACAGGCCGCCGCGAGCGGCCGCCGTAAGAACGAGTGGCTCGATCTGTTCGCCGCCGACGGCGTGGTCGAGGACCCCGTCGGCCCCTCGGGCTTCGATCCCGAGGGCAAGGGGCATCACGGCCGGGAGGAGATCGCGGCGTTCTACGACAAGACGATCGGCGTTGCGGAATCCCTGGAGTTCCTGTTCGACGACGGCTTCGCCTGCGGTGACGAGGTGGCGTTCACCGGGCTCATCCGCACCGTGATCGGCGGGCACGTCATCGACGCGGAGGGCGTGTTCACCTACAAGGTCGACGACGCGGGGAAGATCGTGGCGCTGCGCGCCTTCTGGGAGGTCGATCGCGCCATGGCCACCGCCCGCCCTGTCGACTCCTGAGCACGATGCCGGCCGCGCCCCGGTATCCGGCGCTGGGCTCAGCGTGCGGTGAACACCGCGTCCGCGAGCACGGGGGCGGAGCGCTCCACCGACTCCGCGGTCACCAGGTGCCGATCGCCGTCGCGCCAGATCCGCACGCGCAGTGTCTCGCCCGGGAGCATGATCCCCGCGAACTTCGCCGACCACGAGCCCACCGCGGAGGCGTCGCCGTCGAGCACCGCATCGGTCACGGACTTGGCGACGATCCCGTAGGTGCACAGCCCGTGCAGGATCGGCGCGTAGAAGCCGGCGGCCCGGGCGAACGCGGGATCCGAGTGCAGCGGGTTGCGGTCGCCGCACAGCCGGTAGAGCAGCGCCTGCTGGGGCAGGGTCGGCACGTCGACGGTGACATCGGCGTCCCGGGCCGGTAGCTCGATCCGCTCCGACGGTCCGCGCTCGCCGCCGAATCCGCCTTCGCCGCGCGCGAAGATGGACGACCGGGCGGTCCACAGCGGTTCGCCGGCCCCGTCGACGACCTCGGTCTCCTGCCAGATGACGGCCGCCTTGCCCTTGTCGTGCACGTCGCTGATCCGGGTCCGCGCGGTGGCGGTGCCGGACGCCGGCAGGGGGCGGTGCGCCGTGACCGACTGGCTGCCGTGCACCACTTTGGCGAGGTCGATCTCGACGCCGGGGAACGAGACCTTCGGCGGCTCGGTGGCGTGGAAGTTCTGCGCCACCGTGGCGAAGGTCGGCAGCACGACGGTGTCCTGCTCCGTGGCGTACCGCAGCTCGCGGGCGGCGAGCGGGTCGGCGCCCGCGCCCAGGGCCAGCTGGTAGAGCAGCACGTCCGAGGTGCTCCAGGAGAATTCGGCGGCGCCGAGCTCGGCACCGATCGCGACCGACGGGTCGATGGGCATGGATCTCCCTAGGCGGTAGGTCTGGTGGGGCTATTCGTAGGTGATGTGCACGGTCTGCGTGCGGCGCATCGATTGGCAGGCCAGGATGAGCCCGTCGTCGAGGTCCTCCTGGTCGAGCACCTCGTTGTGGGCGAGCTCGACCTTCCCGTCGACGAGGCGGCAGGCGCAGGCGCTGCACGCGCCCTCGCGGCACGAGTAGGGCGCGTCGATGCCGGCTTCGAGCATCACGTCGAGCAGCTTCTTCTCGGCGGGCCAGGCGAGTTCGGTCGTCGTGCCGTCCAGCTCGACGGTGACGGTACCCCCGTCGTCCGCGGGCGCGCGGGTATCGGCGGTGGGCTCGGGGAGGTCCTCCGCCTCGGCGATCGCGGCCTTCTCCTCCGCCTCCTCCTGCGCGGCCTCCACCTCGAACGGGTTGCGCGGCAGGGAGCGGAACTTCTCGATGTGCACCTCGCGACGGCCCTTCCCGAGCGAGGTCATGGCCTCGGAGACCGCGTCCATGAACGGCCCCGGGCCGCAGACGAAGACCTCGCGGGAGGTGTAGGGCGCGGCGAGCGCGGCGAGGTTCGCGGCGCTGGGCAGGCCCTGCACCGATTCGAGCCAGTGCACCACGACGAGCCGCTCCGGGTACGTCCGGGTCAGCTCGGCGAGCGCGGAGGCGAAGATGACCGACTGCGCATCCCGGTTGGCGTAGATCAGCGCGACGGACCCGGTGCCGGTCTCGAGCACCGAGCGCAGGATCGAGAGGATGGGCGTGATGCCGCTGCCGCCGGCGAACAGCAGCATGTCGACGTCGACCGACTTCGGTGTGAAGATGCCCGCGGGCACCAGCACGTCGATCTCCATGCCGGGGGTGGCGTTGTCGCACAGCCAGTTCGATGCGTATCCGTCCGCGGTGCGTTTGACGGCCACCCGCAGCGGGCCGCCGTCGTGCGGCGCACTGCACAGCGAGTAGCACCGTGCCACCGAGCCGGTCTGCTCGCTCGGCACGCGCAGCGTGAGGAACTGCCCCGGCTTGTAGGTGAACGTCTCCGCCAGCTCGGGGGGCACCTCGAACTCGATGGAGTGCGCGTCGTGCGTCTCCGCGACCACCTTGGCGACGAGTAGGCGGTGGATGCTCACGTGGTCAGATTCTCCTGGTCGGTGTCCGGCGGGGTGGCGTCCGTCGGGACGGGCACCTCGCCGAGTTTGGCGGCGCGCGTGATCGATTCCATGAGCCGCGGGCAGGTGGGTCGCAGGGCGGACCCGGCACCGTCGGCGGCGAAGACCGCGCACTCGCGCGCGGAACCGCACCACTGGATCGACGTCTGCTCCCGGCTGTTCTTGCGGACCTGCACCGCGACGCCGCAGGTGCCGCAGCTGTGCGGGGTGAATCCGTCGGTCAGGAAGCCCTCGCGGTCGGTCACCGTCGACGGCACCGTGACCGGCTCGCCGAACATCGTCACCGTGGGGGACATGGGCTCAGGCCTTCGCCGTCTCGTCGGAGGAGGCCTGCGCGGACGCCTTCTCGGATTCCTGGCGCGCGATGTTCTCCGCCACCTCGGCCTCCCAGGCCTCGACGGCGTGGGTGGTGTCGATCTCGAATTCGAAGCGCTGCGTCATGTCCTCGGTGACGTCGGCGCTGTCGACGTAGAACTGCTCGTACCAGCGGCGGAGCTGGTAGACGGGCCCGTCCTCCTCGCACAGGAGGGGGTTGTCGATGCGGGTCTTGTTCTTCCAGATCTCGACGTCCTGCAGGAAGCCGAGGCCGACGTTCTTGGCGAACTTGCCGGCCAGGTAGTCCGACTTCTCGTCATCGAAGCCGGGCAGCTTCTTGACCTTCACGCCGTACATGAGCTTGAACGAGTGCTGATCGATCGGGTAGTGGCAGTTGATCAGGACGTTCTCGATCTGGAAACCCTTGTAGTCGTTGTGCAGGTAGTTGATCATGTACGACGGCCCGAAGTAGTGCGCCTCGGACTTGAGCAGCACGTCGTCGCCGCCGGAGAGCCCGATGTCGGTGACGTCGTTGCGGCCCTTGGTATCCAGGTACTGCGACGCGATGTGCCCGTCGAAGACGTTCTTGAAGTACGTGGGCAGGCCGTAGTGGATGTAGAAGAAGTGCGGCATGTCGACCACGTTGTCGACGATCTCCCGGCAGTTGCTGCCCTCGATGACGATCTCGTTCCACACCCAGTTCGACCACTCGGGCCCGTCGACGTCACCGTCGATCCTCGGGATGGCGAGTTCCTCCG from Tsukamurella paurometabola includes the following:
- a CDS encoding bifunctional MaoC family dehydratase N-terminal/OB-fold nucleic acid binding domain-containing protein — translated: MSAPDTTADTTAAVLAAAERIRALGESAPRAGRDPVNQPMINNWTEAIGDTNPLYSDAAFAEQSVFGGPVAPPAMAQVWSMRGLHGERADDDPLGLMTAALDELGFTSVVATNSDQTYHRHVRPGEEITASSRLEDVVGPKKTGLGEGWFFTTRTLWRVGDEVVAEMIFRILKFRPPAAEPPDAPEAVVPEAGPSGRIVDASAYAGGVLRPVISRDTAFYWEGAKAGELRIQRWGETLRHPPGPMDPGGDVDRTPDYVVSPGTGTVFSFVVHHHPKVPGKRLPFVVALVELDEGVRVLGELIDVDPATVQIGMPVRAVFLRVDDDLTLPAWEAR
- a CDS encoding SgcJ/EcaC family oxidoreductase, with translation MADDLARDPSRDLPDILGDGAPGDATAIVDFVAEVLEAQRAGSVPRVRSLFRDDAVWTTAHGRRLHGRAAIDAFLARTVSGSMARGAADYVVERVLFIRPDVAAVSVRVRPLGPDGAPHPAVPDAAPLYVLSKDDGAWRIAAAQSTAVFDDPAAQERRAG
- a CDS encoding TIGR03619 family F420-dependent LLM class oxidoreductase, translated to MRFTYAEAMTDPSYYVPLAQAAEEAGYHSMCVADSIAYPEVSDSKYPYTPDGSREFLDGKEFVETFVLASALAASTTTLRFTPFVLKLPIRPPVLVAKQAASLASMSGNRFSLGVGISPWPEDFEIMGVPFERRGKRMDECIEIIKGLSTGEYFEYHGEFFDIPSIKIAPVPTEPLPILVGGHADAALRRAVRLCDGWMHAGGDGEELDRMLARIDELRAEHDKKEFEIHVISLDAYTVDGIKRLEDKGVTDVIVGFRLPYQVGPDTEPLQPKIDHLRRYADSVISKF
- a CDS encoding PaaI family thioesterase — translated: MSESDADKVDLRSEIPRFKEATPPPAFGEFVEHMRRLQDLAVSIDAPDEVYAAARDRAAELVELLAPYQAREGNGPANRSMSLPGRGSLLMPPFRVEKFDAESVVARGVLRRYHLGGGGVAHGGVLPLIFDDNFGNVVFAAKRPISRTAYLHVNYRKVTPLDVPLVVEGTVDRVDGRKTFVTARLTEEDGTLLADAEGLMVQLLPGQP
- a CDS encoding lipid-transfer protein; translation: MSGLSGRAAIAGIGATEFSKDSGRSELRLAVECVRAALDDAGLTPQDVNGLVTFTMDTNSEIAVARELRIPELTFFSRINFGGGAAAATVQQAAMAVATGVADVVVAYRAFNERSGHRFGQVSNAAAQQVNTNGIDNAFHYPAGIATPAATVAMAARRYMHDYGATSEDFGRVAVLDRARAATNPKAWFFGKPITLEEHQASRYVAEPLHLLDCCQESDGGVALVITSAERARDLRRTPAVIAAAAQGSGPDQYVMTSYYRDGLTGLPEMGVVGGQLWAQAGMAPSDMDLAVLYDHFTPYVLMQLEELGFCGRGEAPSYLAAGTCELDGALPLNPHGGQLGEAYIHGMNGIAEAVRQLRGTAANQVPGAERAVVTAGTGVPTSGLVLSKV
- a CDS encoding SPFH domain-containing protein — protein: MTGIVQPEDTQVAITERSAWHAGAGAAVAAFFGFLTLVGGAVGLVVLSISAQTPALIVVSVLLGIAALLLISMVVVVAPGHTLVVQLFGRYVGTVRTQGLGLVLPLTSRQRLSVRVHNFETAELKVNDSTGNPVNIASIIVWQVADTARATFAVEDYEEFIVSQAESALRHVTTSHPYDADDAVAGATSLRGSTDQVAAELAEQVAARVELAGLEILEARISSLAYAPEIAQAMLQRQQASALLAAREKIVEGAVAIVENALTRLEANGTVELDDERRAAMVSNLLVVLCSDSRTTPVVNTGSLYS
- a CDS encoding MaoC family dehydratase translates to MSYPTTLRAAAVTVGTALPPMTIHASTTFVATTAIATRDFQDVHHDRDAAHARGSKDIFVNILTDNGLVQKYVTDWAGPEAFVRNISIRLGAPCYAGDTLHFSGSVTAVDGAAVTIAVTAKDSLGDHISGTATVVLPA
- a CDS encoding acyl-CoA dehydrogenase, which translates into the protein MDFRPDENQVAVAGLAADVLGHAAARESGGADTGDAWRTTWADLARADLLGLPAPESLGGAGLGAEEVAAVLTEAGRLAIGAPVLPALALGILPVAAHGTVAQRERLLPGALTGDDLIVGALGEAGAAVPAAPSTRAVRTASGWALTGRKVAVGYAQHAAHLLVSAATDDGAAVFVVPASAPGVTVVPSPTSAGTPEGTVDLAGVELPADAVLGGSTDGTVAQFVRECGLTGAAAVADGALAGALALTVDHLRKREQFGRPLGAFQAVAQQIADVYIASRTLHLAAVSAAWRVGTGSPADEATALAAHWLAAEAPSAVRTCHHLHGGIGVDATYPLHRFYSTIKDLTRFVGGVPQTVRALATAHRDDATSADENGRFLALTTAQRALQAELRDYFSSLMTPEERSAMLVQRHGDVFRDVVLRMGRDDRLGVGWPTEFGGKGFGPIEQYLFVNEAARADVQLPSVTLQTVGPTLQAFGTEQQKATFLPKILSGEVHFAIGYTEPEAGTDLASLRTTAVRDGDHYVVNGQKIFTTGGHDADYVWMAVRTDPDAPKHKGISILILDTKDPGYSWTPIITADGAHHVNATYYNDVRVPVDMLVGAENEGWKLITTQLNHERVMLGPSGRIGALYDRVDAWAHEQELLGEPDVAEALARVRAAELINELLNWQVAAAEAGGPVDVADASATKVFGSDRIQGLTALLEETVGTHGDPADPATAELLHWLDVQAKRHLVLTFGGGVNEIQRELIALMGLQLPRVPR